The nucleotide sequence TAATTACAATTACGATCACGTTCTGCATTTATCTTTGCTATTTTACGAAGCCCAGAGATCCGGACATTTGCCGTCGGATAATAGAATACAATGGAGAGGAGATTCCGCTTTGTATGACCGTGGGTTAAGGGGAGAGGATCTTTCGGGCGGATATTACGATGGTAATGTGACTTAGCCGACTGCGTAACATTTTCCCTTTTGGTATGAAAAGTTACGAAGCAACGAATGTTTCTGTTATGTAGCTGGAGATTTTGTTAAATTTGGATTCACGATGGCAAGCACGACGACGATATTAGCATGGGGATGTTTATCATACAAACAAGCTTACGTCAAAGCCGGTAAGTTCGATTGCCCAGCATATAGGTGAtccttgtacctacctacctagtacctacatagattATGTTCTCTGCGAGACAAGTTTAACCCGTGTTTTTTCTGCATTTAGGAGAATGGAAAAACATGCTATCGGCTCTTCAATGGGCTTCGGATTACTTCATCAAATGCCACGTCAGCGATTACGAATTTTATGGTCAAGTTGGCGATTTCACTTTAGATCATAAATTTTGGGGCCGAGCTGAAGATCTAAATATGTCCAGACCAGCATTCAAAATAGATGCCCAACATCCAGGTGTAAATATAAACCTTTATATCGACGACGCGTGCTTCGGAATTCCTTCGGGTTAAAACGTCGACTCGCGTTTTCatggcaaaaatgaaaaattcgctgactgaagaaaaaatttgcctCTAGTATACTTCACGTTTTAAATAGTCGTCTACTTAAATAACTCGTACCTACTTTAGTTATTTCGTATCCGCGTATAATCACTTCAAATTATCGACCTTCAATTGCATCCGTTAGTTGTATCTCAGATTAATAGATTTTCACGAGGTTATAACTACAAAAATCTCTGCAATAAAATCAATTATATCGTTCTCGAGCTATTAAATTACGAACGACGAAACTTTCCAGGATTTTTACGTTGCTTCATTATCGTGtattaaatattttattctGGTATTTCCAGGTTCCGATTTGGCTGGAGAAGCAGCCGCAGCTTTAGCAGCTATTTCAATGGTGTATAAAGAAGTTGACACGCAATACTCATCGTTATGTTTGACGCACGCTAAGAAATTGTATAAATTTGCTACTCAGTACAGAGGGTTGTATCATGAAGCTATCAAAGGAGCTGCTCAATATTACGAGTAAGAAAATCTAGTTTCACTAGTTTCAGTTCTTTGGTATTGTTATTCTTTGTACAAGTGTTTAGCTGAAAATGAGCTACTAAACTCAAAATTCAGATACGTATAGGTAATCgagtatacctttacctactacctaaaaaaaaacttcggaTAAACatgttgcctattttgaaaattgaagggacgaATATATTACAAGAACATTTTGATTATAATAAGAAATTGGcacctacctactaaaatgtacatccaaatttcaaatttgatagcTCAATTCCTTGGACGCCCTGTATATCCAACAAGCAGATTCGTGGACAccaatggaaatttatttgcctatttcaaatgtttttttgattagAATTGACTGTTAATatcgttgaatttttatacAGATCGACGGATTACGGAGACGAACTAACTTGGGCAGCTGCTTGGTTATTCAAAGCTACAAACGAGGCCCAATATTTGGAGGAAGCTGAACaccattatgaaaatttcaggttACGAGAAAGACCGAACGAATTCTTCTATAATAAAAAAGTAGCCGGAGTCCaagtgagaaatttttcaagaataaattcTACGTGATCGTAAAATTTACACGCCGAAATAATCGCAATTATTTCTTAAAAGGTATTATTAGCGCAATTAACGAATCAATCTGAATACGTCGAAGCAGCCCGTTCATTTTGCGATTTCAGCGTTCATAGGCAAACCAGAACACCTAAAGGATTACTCTACATCGAGAAATTCGGTACATTATGCCACGCTGCGAATATTGCTTTCATTTGCttacaagtaagtacctacccacACAAAGGtaatattactcgtacatacgtaaATCTGAAGCCTGATGAACTTGTTTCGATTATTGCCCTGCCTGGATCATCATTTTGATTGCTCTTGTTTCAGGCTACTACGTCAGGAATATCGCCAAAAGAATCAAAAGAATACGTAGATTTTGCCAAACAACAGATTAATTACATGTTAGGAGATGCTGGCCGAAGTTACGTAGTCGGTTTCGgcgaaaattatccaaaacaACCGTACCATGCGGCGAGGTGAACTAAAATTCACTCCATTGACGTACATAACATAAACGATACTTGCGTACGTAAGTTCAATTAACtacggaaattttttctgttctgtttttttagtTCGTGTCCTAATAGACCGGAGCCCTGTGGCTGGGAGGCGTTTCGTCGGAATGGCTCGAATCCTCAGCTTTTACACGGGGCATTAGTAAGTGGCCCTGATGAAAACGATTATTACATGGATAAAAGAGAAGAATACATTTATAACGAAGTAACGCTAGATTACAATGCTGGATTCCAATCAGCGGTTGCTGGTCTAAGGCAACTGCAGATACTAGAGCACGCCAAATTACAAAAGCAAAAGGAGGCTGAGGCAGCTCAACGTCAATCCAATCAGATCACCTTAATTGGTAAAACGTATATTTAACACGATGCATATTAATTTCGGGgggttgaaaattacaaatgtatctgaaatggaaaatcaaaTGTGCCATGTGATAAGTATTCGTGTATGAGAGTGTACGTAAAATGCTGTGATTCGTGTCGGCTAAAAACatcgcattttttttccttttgttttctCGCGTATCGTATTAATTTGTGAGAATAACCATTTGTTGAGCATAAGGCTTCGATAATTATTGACGATAGCCTTTAGTTGagtttgatgtaattttttttctcatttatcgtagatattttaaatttaaaaagactAAAtattaaattgcatttttttttacatgcgGTATAGGTAAATGTTAATTGGTAATTTAAGCGTCGAAACATTACTGCTGTTTTGatggtacctaatacctatattatATAAGTATCTTTCttcttttatgtattttgtaatgttgcgttttttctttttttcattatcaatgcatttacttaatttttatttttttaactcATTTgactcgtttgaaaaaaatgcaaaagaaaGGTGTTGAAATGCCTCACTtctcatttgtaaaaattaaaaatatattctgAAGCGTAATGTATGTGTAGAAAACTGTTCCTTCAAGTAAAATGTGATATAAGTGTTGAGAATATTTTAGTGTTTAAGttgattacatttttgtttaattaattttttacgacaatagagagaaaataaaatttgtttctaaTATTTTTGGATCATCTGATAttataatttcttctttttgagtAATGAATATGCACTGCGACGAATGATcatattatacatatgtaccaaATTCAGCggtaaaatcattcaattcattaaaaaaaaggtgaaacgtTCAGTaatgtagttttgaaaaaatgagttcgTTTAAATTGTAAATAAGAGTAGGTGCTTACGGGACGGACGGCTTAGTACACGGTAcacattacaaaaaatgaaaataaaattcgacaTACCTACATCTTTTTGAAACCTATTACAAATTAGTTTTAGATTTTATATTTGAACCACCTTTCATCAAAAGACGTAGACTATTCATTACAAGTGCGTGCACTTACGTTTGCATAACCTATGTACAGCAGGAACAAACGTTCGGGCactgaataaattattaatttatattttcttacgatgaaagaaaaatcacggAGGAGAATAATACCTCccagtcccccccccccccataaagcACTAACATACTACTAAAAgagaaaacgttgaaaaaacttgCATTATTTTTGCTGGCgcgttgtttttgttttttgggttCTTTGTTTGTtgtggtgtgtgtgtgtgtgtgtgtgcgtgtttttttaaaaatacgtaagtacagtaaaaatatttttgaattttaaaacattctcgtaaaattacaaaacacTTTGATACATTGCAATCcaaactcaaaaaaaaggtcaataatTGGCGTCGCGTATTCTTTTGAGGCAAAAATGAACAGTGAACACACTTGACGTTGGATTGAACAGAATCATGATTTCATGATTTGGCACCGAGTATGAAATGTGTGAGGGGAGAAGATTTTTGTCACTCCAAAATGTTTTTAGAATAGATGCGAactttctgagaaaaaaaaatacaaaatacctaACAATTTTACCACGATGctcaaaaaagttgtaaaatcaCTGCTACAGCTAAGCTGATGGGGTCAGAATCTGGCAAAAGGCTTCtgaatggtcaaaaaatacgaaatttggGTTTAAGATCAATTTCGATATTACctaaatattataattttaatttcaatattttctctcGAAAATAACCAGTTATTATTTAAAAGCgcataaaaatacgaaattttttgaatagttcCAGCTGGAGTGGTGGCAACacttcttgcaaaaaaaagtctcgtttaaACGAAGTTTTTTTGCGctagatcaatttcaaaattgacaccAATCGGTCCCGAAATTTTATTCttccgaaattttttctcaattaccTATCCCCTGGCTTTCCTTGAATACCACGCACATACTCTCGCCGCAATAGTAGTAATCTAACATCGTCTTGTAAGGGGAGCATCATTCACAAACCCAAACAAAACAATTCTCCATTCatcgattacatttttttgcaattaaaatgaaaaatcgcatTCGTTTGAATAATCATCAATTGCAGTTGTCATGTCACCGGTTAAACTTAATTGAGATATCCCTCTAGGTGCGCATAATATAATGCTTTATAAACTTTCACTAGGTATAATCActagtgaaaaaattactcgctGATACATAATAAAAAACTAATAAGAAAAAGAATAGTAATAAGTACGATATCattctatttaaaaattaaaacgttcGCTAAAATAGCtacattaatttttacattttaatcaaCGCATGTATTTTGCAGTAATAACATCTAACGGCAAGTTCAATGGACAAATAAATCATTTACAATGGTAAAATAGGGAGTATTACatagaaaataaataggtatcacATATTGATCAGTTAATTATCGTTGACAATTACCAAACACCGAATCACATCATGAGGTGTACcgaataggtacaaaaatacaACTTAACAACTACCTACGTGTTTATACTGTTTAGGATGTAGGTGTGCTGCGTGATAATTGAAGATACCTGGATCTATGGTGCCAGAAGACAACAATTAAAGATTCATGAACGCGTAACAATTGCAACAAGGTGATCGAAAATTTCCTTCTTTTCAGAAAAACATATCtcaagataaaaaataaaatcataggTATTGTTGTAATTCGGTTGGTAATTTAATAACCAAGCTGAATTAGGTGTAAAGAAATAGATACCAGTATGCGCCAAGAAtatgattcaaaaaaagttgaatgatatttgcGAAATATTTTCTGCAGGGTTGTGCcgtagaatacaccatgtagaatacatggacattctacgcgtagaatagcacatgtagaatagcctggaaataatgtaaaatgcgtagaatgcgtagaatgtgtagaatgcgtagaatatgCGTAGAATAGGTAAATgtgaagacaattttttttttcaaaaaactttattttttcattttttccatcatttattttataatcaggTTATCAGATTACATAATCAAAAAGAAGATTCACATTTCCAATTTAATTAGCTGAACAAaatagttgaactttcatttttcaaatcacatttttgataaataaacaatatttttggctttcagatgggtgattttgtctcattctacgcattttacatcgtattttacgcattctacacattctacgcctattctacgcattttacacattctacatcaaattttacgcattctacaccaaaatgtagaataggttattctacgcgtagatacCCAACCCTGATTTTCTGTAATAAGATCAACGCTTTTTGCATGGTTACATTGGTCTAGGTAACGTAAAAGAACAAATCTCAATTTATAATGTCTCATCAAAAGATGAATAAATTTACCATGGCCTACCGTGTGTAGGTATTAGAAACACATTGTGCAattatttattatcattttcatttgtaCGAGTGAGAAATTAGAGTGTaataattacaacaaaaaaaaaattaacgctaCGCATTTGactaaaggtaggtaggtatgtttgctgatgaaaaaaaaatggttcagttTTTTATCGTTCCGGGGTAATCAAGTTATTGTCTGATTTGTTTGTAACAGgatccaaaattaaaattatagatagggttttttcaacggaaactcgaat is from Planococcus citri chromosome 1, ihPlaCitr1.1, whole genome shotgun sequence and encodes:
- the LOC135832398 gene encoding endoglucanase A-like, whose product is MKDKEILTIFLTLILAVVNFATANYNYDHVLHLSLLFYEAQRSGHLPSDNRIQWRGDSALYDRGLRGEDLSGGYYDAGDFVKFGFTMASTTTILAWGCLSYKQAYVKAGEWKNMLSALQWASDYFIKCHVSDYEFYGQVGDFTLDHKFWGRAEDLNMSRPAFKIDAQHPGSDLAGEAAAALAAISMVYKEVDTQYSSLCLTHAKKLYKFATQYRGLYHEAIKGAAQYYESTDYGDELTWAAAWLFKATNEAQYLEEAEHHYENFRLRERPNEFFYNKKVAGVQVLLAQLTNQSEYVEAARSFCDFSVHRQTRTPKGLLYIEKFGTLCHAANIAFICLQATTSGISPKESKEYVDFAKQQINYMLGDAGRSYVVGFGENYPKQPYHAASSCPNRPEPCGWEAFRRNGSNPQLLHGALVSGPDENDYYMDKREEYIYNEVTLDYNAGFQSAVAGLRQLQILEHAKLQKQKEAEAAQRQSNQITLIGKTYI